In Candidatus Tectomicrobia bacterium, a single window of DNA contains:
- the topA gene encoding type I DNA topoisomerase produces the protein MIEKNSKARPRAKKAKKAQPKSRRARTAGSTGGGSSATKLLIVESPAKVKTIQKMLGPEFAIMASKGHVRDLKKTGERKMGIDVRNDFSADYGEIPAKKKAIDELRRAAKAAGEIYLAPDPDREGEAIAWHVKEIIGNGRKEDSIYRVSFNEITPRAVREALERPGRIDQKKVDAQETRRKLDRIVGFKLSGEILWNKVAFGLSAGRVQSVALRLICEREDEIEAFQPKEYWTITAFLQKEGTPPPFEAKIHRVGDREPEIGTEAEARSLAERIARADLRVSKVERRERRRRPPAPFITSTLQQESSNKLRYGAKRTMSIAQSLYEGVDLGRELGTVGLITYMRTDSVRLAPEAVNAAREYIQKNFSAGHLPEKPPVYKTGEMAQDAHEAIRPTDPSLHPDRVASRLKPEQLALYTLIWRRFLAGQMAPAVYDQTSVDITAEDLLLRATGSVLKFPGFLDVYQERTEEAEGPPDSEEENGRAGAGGRDRLLPSLDEGDPVRLRGTEAASNGVLPEQHFTQPPPRYTEAALVKELEEDGVGRPSTYATILDTLEKRKYVTVERRKRQFTPTSLGREVNKLLVRGFPDVMDVKFTAKMESDLDDIEKGSTPWLPILRTFYDRFDRTVQTAKKALPNLKTHTEPVDRACPECGEPLVKKFSKNGWFISCSAYPDCKFSESLPEEGSPEEDEDLVQGEEKAPPCEECGASMQARRGPFGPYLVCSEYPKEHKTRKILPGGKAAAAPIPTGVPCGREGCGGELVMRRSRKSGKPFYGCNKFPECKYVVWDRPVARPCPACGHPISTIKVTKKSGVRLVCPIKSCGHSEPAPPGLLASLGDDHTESEKEQEVSA, from the coding sequence ATGATCGAAAAAAATTCCAAGGCCCGCCCGAGGGCCAAAAAGGCGAAGAAGGCCCAGCCCAAGAGCAGGCGGGCCCGGACGGCGGGAAGCACGGGCGGAGGCTCCTCCGCGACGAAGCTCCTCATCGTCGAATCGCCGGCCAAGGTGAAGACGATCCAGAAGATGCTGGGGCCGGAGTTCGCCATCATGGCCTCCAAGGGGCACGTCCGCGACCTCAAGAAGACCGGGGAGCGGAAAATGGGCATCGACGTCCGGAACGACTTCAGCGCCGACTACGGCGAGATTCCCGCGAAGAAGAAGGCCATCGATGAGCTCCGCCGGGCCGCCAAGGCCGCCGGGGAGATCTATCTCGCGCCCGATCCGGACCGCGAGGGTGAGGCCATCGCCTGGCACGTCAAGGAGATCATCGGGAACGGCCGCAAGGAGGATTCCATCTACCGCGTCTCCTTCAACGAGATTACCCCGCGGGCCGTCAGGGAGGCGCTCGAGCGCCCGGGCCGCATCGACCAGAAGAAGGTGGACGCCCAGGAAACCCGCCGCAAGCTGGACCGCATCGTGGGCTTCAAGCTCTCGGGCGAAATCCTCTGGAACAAGGTGGCCTTCGGCCTGAGCGCCGGCCGGGTGCAGTCCGTCGCCCTCCGCCTCATCTGCGAGCGCGAGGACGAGATCGAGGCCTTCCAGCCCAAGGAATACTGGACCATCACGGCGTTTCTCCAGAAAGAAGGCACCCCTCCCCCCTTCGAGGCCAAGATCCACCGGGTCGGGGACCGGGAGCCCGAAATCGGGACCGAGGCGGAGGCGCGGAGCCTCGCCGAACGCATCGCGCGGGCGGACCTCAGGGTTTCAAAGGTCGAGCGCCGCGAGCGCCGCCGCCGCCCACCCGCCCCGTTCATCACGAGCACGCTCCAGCAGGAGAGCTCGAACAAGCTCCGCTACGGCGCCAAGCGCACCATGAGCATCGCCCAGTCCCTCTATGAGGGCGTGGATCTCGGCCGCGAGCTCGGGACCGTCGGCCTCATCACCTACATGCGGACCGACTCCGTGCGCCTGGCTCCCGAGGCCGTGAACGCCGCGCGGGAGTATATCCAGAAGAACTTCTCGGCCGGCCACCTGCCCGAGAAACCGCCCGTCTACAAGACCGGGGAGATGGCCCAGGACGCCCACGAGGCCATCCGGCCGACCGACCCGAGCCTGCACCCGGACCGGGTCGCGAGCCGCCTGAAACCCGAGCAGCTGGCGCTCTACACCCTCATCTGGCGGCGCTTCCTGGCCGGCCAGATGGCCCCAGCCGTGTACGACCAGACGAGCGTGGACATCACGGCCGAGGATCTCCTGCTGCGCGCCACCGGGTCGGTACTCAAGTTCCCGGGCTTCCTCGACGTCTATCAGGAGAGGACAGAGGAAGCGGAGGGCCCGCCGGATAGCGAGGAGGAGAACGGGCGCGCGGGCGCCGGCGGCCGCGACCGGCTGCTGCCTTCCCTGGACGAGGGCGATCCGGTGCGGCTCCGCGGGACGGAGGCGGCCTCCAACGGCGTCCTCCCGGAGCAGCACTTCACCCAGCCGCCCCCGCGCTACACGGAGGCGGCCCTGGTCAAGGAGCTGGAGGAGGACGGCGTCGGGCGCCCGAGCACCTACGCCACCATCCTGGACACTCTGGAGAAGCGGAAGTATGTCACCGTGGAGCGCCGCAAGCGCCAGTTCACCCCCACCAGCCTCGGCCGGGAGGTGAACAAGCTGCTCGTGCGGGGCTTCCCCGACGTGATGGACGTCAAGTTCACGGCCAAGATGGAGAGCGACCTCGACGACATCGAGAAGGGGAGCACCCCCTGGCTGCCCATCCTGCGCACCTTCTACGACCGGTTCGACAGGACGGTGCAGACGGCCAAGAAGGCCCTGCCCAACCTCAAGACCCACACCGAGCCCGTCGACAGGGCTTGCCCGGAGTGCGGGGAGCCGCTGGTCAAGAAGTTCAGCAAGAACGGCTGGTTTATCTCCTGCTCCGCATATCCCGATTGCAAGTTCTCCGAAAGCCTGCCCGAGGAGGGCAGCCCCGAGGAGGATGAGGATCTCGTCCAGGGGGAGGAGAAGGCGCCTCCCTGCGAGGAGTGCGGGGCGTCCATGCAGGCGCGCCGGGGCCCATTCGGCCCTTACCTGGTCTGCTCGGAGTATCCGAAGGAGCACAAGACCCGGAAGATTCTCCCCGGCGGGAAGGCGGCGGCCGCGCCCATCCCGACGGGAGTGCCGTGCGGCCGGGAGGGCTGCGGCGGCGAGCTCGTGATGCGGCGCTCCCGGAAATCCGGGAAGCCGTTCTACGGATGCAACAAGTTCCCCGAGTGCAAGTACGTCGTATGGGACCGTCCCGTCGCCCGGCCCTGCCCGGCCTGCGGACATCCGATTTCCACGATCAAGGTCACGAAGAAGAGCGGAGTCCGCCTCGTTTGCCCGATCAAGTCCTGCGGGCACTCGGAGCCGGCCCCGCCGGGCCTGCTCGCCAGCCTGGGGGACGATCACACCGAATCGGAGAAGGAACAGGAGGTATCGGCTTGA
- a CDS encoding DUF494 family protein: MREKLFTMMRLLVDKALEGNHILQDEREISNFLASRGFQQEDIYDALSWVQQLPQDRREPGDLLAESRRGRAVRVLHPEEHLAFSPAAQGIIHRLYNAGIIDDWLREELIQRCIDLSEEEIGLREVRTVALLVLLRERRDALRPGVLQMLQDDDIRLTN, encoded by the coding sequence ATGCGCGAAAAACTGTTCACGATGATGCGCCTGCTGGTGGACAAGGCGCTGGAGGGAAACCACATTCTCCAGGACGAGCGGGAGATTTCCAATTTCCTGGCGAGCCGGGGATTTCAGCAGGAAGACATCTATGACGCCCTTTCCTGGGTCCAGCAGCTCCCCCAGGACCGCCGCGAGCCGGGAGACCTCCTCGCGGAGAGCCGCAGAGGACGCGCGGTGCGCGTGCTGCACCCGGAGGAGCATTTGGCCTTCTCCCCCGCGGCGCAGGGAATCATCCACCGTCTCTATAACGCCGGGATCATCGACGATTGGCTCCGGGAGGAACTCATCCAGCGCTGCATCGACTTGAGCGAGGAGGAGATTGGGCTTCGGGAGGTGCGTACGGTCGCCCTCCTGGTCCTTCTCCGGGAACGCCGTGACGCCTTGCGGCCCGGCGTGCTACAGATGCTCCAGGATGACGACATCCGCCTGACGAACTGA
- the dprA gene encoding DNA-protecting protein DprA produces MEGLITGIRRSLDGRACSLPDAWLVLQMLPNMTPERLHRLLEAFGGPQEALAAPGPDFARLAGRKAAEALEREAPGDMAARLRREAGGVRILTRDEAAFPEILQTIYAGPGALYLEGDPSAISSPCIALVGTRHPSEYGRRMARELAGTLAVQGFAIVSGMAHGIDAEAHLGALEAGGRTVAVLGCGLGVQYPSDHHDLRRRIAAQGVVISEFSWGATPYPANFPRRNRIISGLSAATVVVEAAHRSGALLTARLAAEQGREVMALPGPVHTGRSAGCHHLIKEGAHLVESAEDILAALPSFVRTQALTPSIPPKAAAGSADDPSLSDTERALMSRLAEGEESIESLTRALGLRPEEVSGALLQLEIGGKVRRTGGGLYRSA; encoded by the coding sequence ATGGAAGGCCTAATCACCGGAATCCGCCGCTCCCTGGATGGACGAGCCTGTTCCCTGCCGGACGCCTGGCTCGTCCTCCAGATGCTTCCCAACATGACGCCGGAGCGCCTCCACCGCCTTCTGGAGGCCTTTGGCGGCCCCCAGGAGGCCCTCGCCGCGCCAGGGCCGGATTTTGCCCGCCTCGCCGGCCGGAAGGCCGCCGAAGCGCTGGAGCGGGAAGCGCCGGGCGATATGGCGGCCCGACTGCGGCGGGAGGCCGGCGGGGTCCGAATTCTCACCCGGGACGAGGCGGCTTTCCCCGAGATCCTGCAGACGATTTACGCCGGCCCGGGAGCCCTTTACCTGGAGGGTGACCCATCGGCCATCTCCTCCCCATGCATCGCCCTCGTGGGCACGCGCCACCCGAGCGAGTACGGCCGGCGGATGGCCCGGGAACTGGCCGGAACCCTGGCCGTCCAAGGCTTTGCCATCGTGAGCGGGATGGCCCACGGGATCGACGCCGAGGCCCATCTCGGGGCCCTCGAGGCGGGCGGGCGCACGGTGGCCGTCCTGGGCTGCGGCCTTGGGGTGCAGTATCCCTCCGACCACCACGACCTGCGCCGCCGGATCGCCGCCCAGGGGGTGGTGATTTCGGAATTTTCCTGGGGCGCCACGCCCTATCCGGCGAATTTCCCCCGGCGCAACCGCATCATCAGCGGCCTCTCGGCGGCCACCGTGGTGGTCGAGGCCGCCCACCGCAGCGGCGCCCTCCTCACGGCCCGCCTGGCGGCCGAGCAGGGGCGCGAGGTCATGGCCCTGCCGGGCCCGGTCCACACGGGCCGGAGCGCCGGCTGCCATCACCTCATCAAGGAGGGCGCCCATCTGGTGGAGAGCGCCGAGGACATCCTGGCGGCGCTGCCTTCTTTCGTGCGGACGCAGGCCCTCACGCCCTCCATCCCGCCCAAGGCGGCCGCCGGCTCGGCGGACGATCCCTCCCTTTCGGACACGGAGCGGGCGCTGATGAGCCGCTTGGCGGAGGGCGAGGAATCCATCGAGAGTCTCACGCGCGCCCTGGGCCTCCGGCCCGAGGAGGTGTCCGGCGCCCTCCTTCAGCTCGAGATCGGGGGAAAAGTCCGCCGGACCGGAGGAGGCCTCTACCGGAGCGCCTAG
- the ybgF gene encoding tol-pal system protein YbgF, with amino-acid sequence MRRFLPILLLLGAAAGCSAFPQAGPDAAAPAAADVNPALLQRQVVAAQERSARLEVQTSQLAEQMKTLGTVVRELQGQQGRLEEQIERLRREVMASKPAPPALSAPSRPSGPGAGASSPSAARLANLSPENAYNTAYRAVREKKSREAVVLFREFLARHPRSVLAANAQYWLGESHYDLKEYAPALEAFEKVLRQHPSSRKVPDALYMSGLTHLRMNNPRQAALEFEKLIERFPRHSLTEKAKGQLRTLHQSGNNVQR; translated from the coding sequence ATGCGCCGGTTCCTCCCCATCCTCCTTCTGCTGGGCGCCGCCGCCGGCTGCTCCGCCTTCCCGCAGGCGGGGCCGGACGCGGCCGCGCCGGCCGCGGCCGACGTGAATCCGGCCCTCCTCCAGCGCCAGGTCGTGGCCGCGCAGGAGCGCAGCGCCCGGCTCGAGGTCCAGACGTCCCAGCTCGCCGAGCAGATGAAGACCCTCGGGACGGTGGTCCGCGAGCTCCAGGGGCAGCAGGGCCGTCTCGAGGAGCAAATCGAACGGCTGCGGCGCGAAGTGATGGCGAGCAAGCCGGCTCCCCCGGCTCTCTCCGCTCCCTCACGCCCCTCCGGCCCGGGCGCCGGGGCTTCCTCTCCTTCGGCCGCCCGCCTGGCGAATCTCTCGCCCGAGAACGCCTACAACACGGCGTACCGGGCGGTGCGGGAGAAAAAGAGCCGTGAGGCGGTCGTTCTCTTCCGCGAGTTCCTCGCTCGCCATCCCCGGAGCGTCCTGGCGGCCAATGCACAGTATTGGCTGGGGGAGAGCCATTACGACCTGAAGGAGTACGCCCCGGCCCTCGAAGCCTTCGAGAAGGTCCTCCGGCAGCACCCCTCCAGCCGGAAGGTCCCGGATGCGCTCTACATGAGCGGCTTGACCCATCTCCGCATGAACAACCCGCGACAAGCCGCCCTGGAGTTCGAGAAGCTGATCGAGCGCTTCCCCCGCCATTCCCTCACCGAAAAGGCGAAGGGCCAGCTCCGCACCCTCCATCAGTCGGGCAACAACGTGCAGCGGTAA
- a CDS encoding Rne/Rng family ribonuclease has translation MPSEIIVNAEPFQTRVALLENGVATELYVERESEKGTVGNIYKGRVTKVLPGMQAAFVDIGLDKAGFLYVSDVDTIESIENYRKLAAEEVEDEDDEDLDFESEGEDEARPRGRGGRRRRGEKTQTIQDLLKENQEVIVQVSKEPLGTKGSRLTSYITLPGRYVVYMPTINQIGISRRIEDENERRRLRKLVRKNRQPGAGYIVRTASEGMPAEDIEANIGFLHALWDDILARNEQAEAPSLLHYNLNLIQRTVRDLFNSSVERMVIDDEQEHANCRSFLESYSPHLLPRLHHYQEEEPVFDHYGIELEIERALGQRVWLRSGGYIVIDQTEALTTIDVNTGRFVGKRNPEETILQTNLEAVREVVTQLRLRNLGGIIIVDFIDMEREESKEKVYNAFKEELRKDRSRTNILKISDLGLVEMTRKRVRDSLQRILCAPCPYCEGRGRVKSPASVGYEALREVSRARHAHRKSRKFLLNVHPDVGSRLLEDERRHVEEVERRLGVQLVIKADPELHLEGFEVIPV, from the coding sequence ATGCCCTCTGAAATCATCGTCAACGCCGAGCCCTTCCAGACCCGCGTGGCGCTGCTCGAGAACGGCGTCGCCACCGAACTCTATGTCGAGCGCGAGAGCGAGAAGGGAACCGTCGGCAACATCTACAAGGGCAGGGTGACGAAGGTCCTGCCGGGCATGCAGGCCGCCTTCGTCGACATCGGCCTGGACAAGGCCGGCTTCCTGTACGTCAGCGACGTGGACACCATCGAGTCCATCGAGAACTACCGGAAGCTCGCGGCCGAGGAAGTCGAGGACGAGGACGACGAGGACCTGGACTTCGAATCCGAGGGAGAGGACGAGGCCCGCCCCCGCGGCCGCGGGGGGCGCCGCCGGCGGGGGGAGAAGACCCAGACCATCCAGGACCTCCTCAAGGAGAACCAGGAGGTCATCGTGCAGGTCAGCAAGGAGCCCCTCGGCACCAAGGGCTCCCGCCTGACGAGCTACATCACCCTGCCCGGCCGCTACGTCGTCTACATGCCGACCATCAACCAGATCGGGATCAGCCGGCGCATCGAGGACGAGAACGAGCGGCGCCGCCTGCGGAAGCTCGTGCGCAAGAACCGCCAGCCGGGCGCGGGCTACATCGTCCGCACCGCGAGCGAGGGCATGCCCGCCGAGGACATCGAGGCGAACATCGGCTTCCTCCACGCCTTATGGGACGACATCCTGGCCCGCAACGAGCAGGCGGAAGCACCCTCCCTCCTCCACTACAACCTCAACCTCATCCAGCGCACCGTCCGGGATCTGTTCAACTCATCCGTCGAGCGCATGGTGATCGACGACGAGCAAGAACACGCCAACTGCCGTTCCTTCCTCGAGAGCTACTCTCCCCACCTGCTTCCCCGCCTCCACCACTACCAGGAGGAGGAGCCCGTGTTCGACCACTACGGCATCGAGCTCGAAATCGAGCGGGCCCTGGGTCAGCGGGTGTGGCTGCGCAGCGGGGGCTACATCGTCATCGATCAGACGGAGGCTCTCACCACCATCGACGTGAACACGGGGCGCTTCGTGGGCAAGCGGAACCCCGAGGAGACCATCCTTCAGACCAACCTCGAGGCCGTCCGCGAGGTCGTCACCCAGCTCCGGCTGCGGAACCTGGGCGGAATCATCATCGTCGACTTCATCGACATGGAACGCGAGGAGAGCAAGGAGAAGGTCTACAACGCTTTCAAGGAGGAGCTCCGGAAGGACCGCTCGCGCACGAACATCCTCAAAATCAGCGACCTCGGCCTCGTCGAGATGACGCGCAAGCGGGTGCGGGACAGCCTTCAGCGCATCCTTTGCGCCCCCTGCCCCTACTGCGAGGGCCGCGGGCGGGTGAAGTCGCCGGCCTCCGTCGGCTACGAGGCCCTGCGCGAAGTCAGCCGGGCCCGCCACGCCCACCGCAAGAGCCGCAAGTTCCTGCTCAACGTCCATCCGGACGTGGGCAGCCGCCTTCTCGAGGACGAGCGGCGGCACGTCGAGGAGGTGGAGAGGCGTCTCGGCGTCCAGCTCGTCATCAAGGCCGACCCCGAGCTGCACCTGGAAGGCTTCGAGGTCATCCCCGTCTAA
- a CDS encoding TIGR03960 family B12-binding radical SAM protein, producing MQVQPMPLDYARDVFPFVQKPSRYLGNEVNAVRKDLARVRNRVALAFPDTYEVGMSHNGIRILYHLLNAREDTAAERVFLPWSDFERILREKGAPLASLESRTPVREFHILGVSLLYELAASNVVLLLDLAGIPRRASQRRREDPLVVAGGPVVFNVEPVAPFFDAVALGDGEEIFPEIVEAHEAWRRSGENREALLDRIERLPGIYIPGRYIVEHEPSGSVRGFRHASGHRRPVLARRLEDLNRSPHPTAPIVPYTQVVHDRVTLEVQRGCTRGCRFCHAGMVYRPVRDRDPLQVMELAEASLRSTGYEELSLSSLCIADYQPLKGLVPRLMERLAPLQTSISLPSLRVGAMSPDLLAQIARVRRTGFTLVPEAGSERLRNVINKVLTEADLRRNLQDILDAGWPGVKFYFMLGLPTESFEDLREMCDMLMACGRMRSRETGERFRFINASLSTFVPKPHTPFQWFPQDRREEIKAKLDFIKRNVPDRRIKLHWSEPAHSFLEAVLSKGDRRLADVIETAVDLGCKFDGWKEFFDIGKWTAAFAAHGLDPEWYAYRRIPAEEPLPWDHLDCGVTKEYLLADWRRAQREVTIGDCRYESCGQCGILDKYKGIKYHYEKPLPPPERRLPLVSAGAAANGRPPASTPDEPPRAADLPPGVDSAPIEPAELSLAKQAKKRRAPRRSPREDGPVPLGFEGAGEDNPGLAAEQPNVPVRRFRFIYEKRGDLRFLSHLEVLRAFNRAVQRAGYRMEHTRGFNPHPKIVFSPPLPVGVESRAEVVDIPLLELAGPLRLGEVFRRLKIALPEGLKPRAGWELAGGEPSAANAVQASIYEISLPPEARPDRARLERAVGQALASPSIMLERERKGRTVRFDARPAIARFSVTPGPRPRLVLTLRNGEGAAPKIPELLSRCLGLSPEECLRAQVRKAAVRWKAENPRPVAHAL from the coding sequence TTGCAGGTACAACCCATGCCGCTCGACTATGCGAGGGACGTTTTTCCCTTCGTCCAGAAGCCTTCCCGCTACCTCGGGAACGAGGTCAACGCCGTCCGCAAGGACCTCGCCCGGGTGCGGAACCGCGTCGCCCTGGCCTTCCCCGACACCTACGAAGTGGGGATGTCCCACAACGGCATCCGCATCCTCTATCACCTGCTGAACGCCCGCGAGGACACGGCCGCCGAGCGCGTCTTCCTCCCCTGGAGCGACTTCGAGCGCATTCTCCGGGAGAAGGGCGCACCGCTCGCCTCCCTGGAAAGCCGCACCCCGGTGCGGGAGTTCCACATCCTCGGGGTCTCCCTCCTCTACGAGCTGGCGGCCAGCAACGTCGTCCTCCTCCTCGACCTGGCCGGCATCCCCCGGCGCGCCTCCCAGCGCCGCCGCGAGGACCCCCTCGTCGTGGCGGGCGGGCCGGTCGTCTTCAACGTGGAGCCGGTGGCGCCTTTCTTCGACGCCGTCGCGCTGGGAGACGGGGAGGAGATATTCCCTGAGATCGTGGAGGCGCACGAGGCGTGGCGCCGCTCCGGGGAGAACCGCGAGGCCCTGCTCGACCGAATCGAGCGCCTGCCCGGCATCTACATCCCCGGACGCTACATCGTGGAACACGAGCCTTCCGGGAGCGTCCGGGGCTTCCGCCACGCGAGCGGCCACCGCCGGCCGGTCCTGGCCCGCCGCCTGGAGGACCTCAACCGCTCCCCCCACCCGACGGCCCCCATCGTCCCCTACACCCAGGTGGTGCACGACCGCGTGACCCTCGAGGTGCAGCGCGGGTGCACCCGGGGCTGCCGCTTCTGCCACGCGGGCATGGTCTACCGTCCCGTCCGGGACCGCGACCCGCTCCAGGTCATGGAGCTGGCCGAGGCGTCGCTGCGCAGCACCGGCTACGAGGAGCTCAGCCTCTCCTCCCTCTGCATCGCCGACTACCAGCCCCTCAAGGGCCTCGTGCCCCGCCTGATGGAGCGCCTGGCCCCGCTGCAGACCTCCATCTCCCTGCCCTCGCTCCGGGTGGGGGCGATGAGCCCCGACCTTCTCGCCCAGATCGCCCGGGTGCGCCGGACGGGCTTCACCCTCGTCCCCGAGGCGGGGAGCGAGCGGCTGCGGAACGTCATCAACAAAGTGCTCACCGAGGCGGACCTCCGGCGCAACCTCCAGGACATCCTCGACGCCGGCTGGCCGGGCGTGAAGTTCTACTTCATGCTGGGCCTGCCCACCGAGAGCTTCGAGGACCTCCGCGAGATGTGCGACATGCTCATGGCCTGCGGCCGGATGCGCTCGCGGGAGACCGGGGAGCGCTTCCGCTTCATCAACGCGAGCCTCTCCACCTTCGTGCCCAAGCCCCACACCCCCTTCCAGTGGTTCCCCCAGGACCGCCGGGAGGAGATCAAGGCGAAGCTCGACTTCATCAAGCGGAACGTGCCCGACCGGCGCATCAAGCTCCACTGGTCCGAGCCCGCCCACAGCTTCCTCGAGGCCGTCCTCTCGAAGGGCGACCGGCGGCTGGCGGACGTCATCGAGACGGCCGTGGACCTGGGCTGCAAGTTCGACGGCTGGAAGGAATTCTTCGACATCGGCAAGTGGACGGCCGCCTTCGCCGCCCACGGGCTCGACCCGGAGTGGTACGCCTACCGGCGGATCCCGGCGGAGGAGCCCCTCCCTTGGGACCACCTCGACTGCGGCGTGACGAAGGAGTACCTGCTCGCCGACTGGCGGCGGGCGCAGCGCGAGGTGACCATCGGCGACTGCCGCTACGAATCGTGCGGCCAGTGCGGCATCCTCGATAAGTACAAGGGCATCAAGTACCACTACGAGAAGCCCCTTCCGCCCCCCGAGCGGCGGCTGCCCCTCGTTTCCGCGGGTGCGGCGGCGAACGGCCGCCCCCCCGCTTCCACTCCCGATGAGCCCCCCCGCGCGGCCGATCTGCCGCCGGGCGTGGACTCGGCTCCCATCGAGCCGGCCGAACTCTCCCTGGCCAAGCAGGCCAAAAAGCGCCGGGCACCCCGCCGCTCCCCCCGGGAGGACGGCCCCGTGCCCCTCGGCTTCGAGGGCGCCGGGGAGGACAACCCCGGCCTCGCCGCCGAGCAGCCGAACGTGCCGGTCCGGCGGTTCCGCTTCATCTATGAGAAGCGGGGCGACCTGCGCTTCCTCAGCCATCTCGAGGTGCTCCGCGCCTTCAACCGCGCCGTCCAGCGGGCGGGCTACCGCATGGAGCACACCCGGGGCTTCAACCCCCATCCCAAGATTGTGTTCTCGCCCCCTCTGCCGGTCGGGGTGGAGAGCCGGGCCGAGGTGGTGGATATCCCCCTCCTCGAGCTCGCGGGCCCCCTGCGCCTGGGCGAGGTGTTCCGGCGGCTCAAGATCGCCCTGCCGGAGGGCCTGAAGCCCAGGGCGGGCTGGGAGCTGGCGGGCGGGGAACCGTCCGCCGCGAACGCCGTCCAGGCCTCGATCTACGAGATCAGCCTGCCTCCGGAGGCCCGGCCGGACCGCGCCCGCCTGGAGCGGGCCGTCGGGCAGGCGCTGGCCTCGCCCTCGATCATGCTGGAGCGGGAGCGGAAGGGCCGGACCGTCCGCTTCGATGCCCGGCCCGCCATCGCCCGTTTCTCCGTCACGCCCGGTCCGCGGCCGCGCCTCGTCCTCACCCTCCGGAACGGCGAGGGCGCCGCCCCGAAGATCCCCGAGCTTCTCTCCCGTTGCCTGGGCCTCTCTCCGGAGGAATGCCTGCGGGCCCAGGTGCGCAAAGCCGCCGTCCGGTGGAAGGCGGAGAATCCCCGTCCGGTCGCCCATGCCCTCTGA
- the rodA gene encoding rod shape-determining protein RodA has translation MRTSAPILKTLSPFRRALGQVDWLLVGATVSLSGIGVLMIYSAIHSNQDLLANGLHWKQALWSTIGLLVLSFVLLFDYHHFTRMAYFFYGLVIVLLVMVLFAGRVVYGAKRWLVFGPMRLQPSEVARLAVIIILARIFGARDSSEPLRLGELIYPFILVMIPVVLIAKQPDLGTAFTVFMTAAVLALMVGVERRILYILGAGAVVMAPVGWFFLKEYQRNRILTLFNPEADPLGTGYQSLQSKIAIGSGEFWGKGLLQGTQSRLHFLPEKHTDFIFSVLSEELGFVGGIFLLVVFLVFIHRCMLAALNAGDKEGALIATGVATSFFFYSAFNIGMTLGLIPIVGIPLPLVSYGGSASLTSFIAVALVINVRMRRKGFNSF, from the coding sequence TTGAGGACTAGCGCGCCCATCCTCAAGACCCTCTCCCCCTTCCGGCGGGCCCTCGGCCAGGTCGACTGGCTGCTGGTGGGCGCGACCGTTTCCCTGTCGGGCATCGGCGTGCTCATGATCTACAGCGCGATCCATTCGAACCAGGACCTCCTGGCCAACGGGCTCCATTGGAAGCAGGCCCTCTGGTCCACGATCGGCCTCCTGGTGCTGTCGTTCGTCCTCCTCTTCGACTACCATCATTTCACGCGGATGGCCTACTTCTTCTACGGCCTGGTCATCGTCCTCCTGGTCATGGTCCTGTTCGCCGGCCGCGTGGTGTACGGGGCCAAGCGGTGGCTCGTGTTCGGGCCGATGCGGCTGCAGCCGTCCGAGGTGGCGCGCCTGGCCGTCATCATCATCCTCGCGCGCATCTTCGGGGCCCGCGACAGCAGCGAGCCCCTCCGCCTCGGCGAGCTGATCTACCCGTTCATCCTGGTGATGATCCCCGTCGTCCTGATCGCCAAGCAGCCGGATCTCGGGACCGCCTTCACCGTCTTCATGACGGCCGCCGTCCTGGCCCTGATGGTGGGAGTGGAGCGCCGCATCCTGTACATCCTGGGGGCCGGCGCGGTCGTCATGGCTCCGGTCGGCTGGTTCTTCCTGAAGGAGTACCAGCGGAACCGCATCCTCACCCTGTTCAACCCGGAGGCCGACCCTCTCGGCACGGGCTACCAGAGCCTGCAGAGCAAGATCGCCATCGGGAGCGGCGAGTTCTGGGGGAAAGGCCTCCTACAGGGCACCCAGAGCCGCCTCCATTTCCTTCCCGAGAAGCATACCGACTTCATCTTTTCGGTCCTGAGCGAGGAGCTGGGCTTCGTGGGGGGCATCTTCCTCCTCGTGGTCTTCCTCGTCTTCATCCACCGCTGCATGCTGGCCGCCCTCAACGCCGGGGACAAGGAAGGCGCCCTCATCGCCACCGGGGTGGCCACCTCCTTCTTCTTCTATTCGGCCTTCAACATCGGCATGACCCTCGGCCTCATCCCCATCGTCGGGATTCCCCTCCCCCTGGTGAGCTACGGCGGGAGCGCGTCGCTCACCTCCTTCATCGCCGTGGCCCTGGTCATCAACGTGAGAATGCGCCGCAAGGGCTTCAACAGCTTCTGA